One Lacipirellulaceae bacterium DNA window includes the following coding sequences:
- a CDS encoding alanine/glycine:cation symporter family protein produces the protein MSLNKLRFFLILTIAAFGMSLAFASTTAVAQEKPAGEVVEAGEEASVEQAEASEEGEQELSFIEQWKANWDDPDKSNGAKAQDSVNQVFNVAVPMLESVLFYEVPLPFKENVAAVEEQPEDEIKTRYVTMPLILVVLILGGVFFTFRYGFVNVRMFGHCIQVIRGKYDRPDDQGEVSHFQALTSALSATVGLGNIAGVGVAITLGGPGAVFWMWLIAFFGMSMKFTSCSLAQYYRRVKPDGSVLGGPMVYLEDGFRDRLPALAPLGRLLAIVYAALTVMAAFGGGNMFQGNQTYNLMEEQFPNVATEERAWVFGVLLAILVGVVIIGGIRRIGEVTSKLIPLMCVGYCLACLAIILKNYQEVPAMFSSIFSGAFAKESIYGGFFGVLLQGAKRAAFSNEAGLGSAAIAHSAAKTDEPIREGIVAMIGPFIDTIVVCTMTALAILISAAHLTPDGVVRQETEGVLVTARALASLGPAVPYVLCIAVFFFAYSTLISWSYYGERAVEYLFGPRGITPYRVVYLLFVVFGPILSLDAVINFSDMMLFSMSFPNIIGMVLLSGLISKKGSDYIRRLKSGEMKPVN, from the coding sequence ATGTCGCTCAACAAGCTTCGATTCTTTCTCATTCTGACAATTGCGGCTTTCGGGATGAGCCTTGCTTTTGCGTCGACAACAGCCGTTGCGCAAGAAAAGCCAGCCGGAGAGGTCGTCGAAGCGGGCGAGGAAGCGAGCGTAGAACAGGCAGAGGCTTCCGAGGAGGGGGAGCAGGAGCTTTCCTTCATCGAGCAGTGGAAGGCCAACTGGGACGATCCCGACAAGTCGAACGGGGCGAAAGCTCAGGATAGCGTCAATCAGGTGTTCAACGTCGCTGTGCCGATGTTGGAGTCCGTCCTTTTCTATGAAGTGCCATTGCCATTTAAAGAGAATGTAGCTGCCGTTGAAGAACAGCCGGAAGATGAAATCAAAACGCGGTACGTCACAATGCCGCTGATCTTGGTGGTGCTGATACTAGGCGGCGTTTTCTTTACTTTCCGCTATGGTTTCGTCAACGTTCGCATGTTCGGACACTGCATTCAGGTGATCCGAGGGAAGTATGATCGACCGGACGATCAGGGGGAGGTTTCGCACTTCCAAGCGCTTACGTCGGCGCTCTCGGCAACGGTGGGCCTGGGGAATATCGCTGGCGTGGGAGTCGCCATCACCCTCGGAGGGCCGGGGGCCGTCTTTTGGATGTGGCTCATCGCGTTCTTTGGGATGAGCATGAAGTTCACAAGTTGCTCGCTCGCTCAGTATTACCGCCGCGTGAAGCCAGACGGCTCCGTTTTGGGCGGACCGATGGTTTATCTCGAGGATGGCTTTCGTGATCGCCTGCCGGCGCTTGCCCCGCTGGGGCGCCTTCTGGCAATTGTCTACGCGGCACTGACTGTGATGGCTGCCTTTGGCGGTGGCAATATGTTCCAGGGCAATCAGACCTACAATCTGATGGAGGAGCAATTCCCGAACGTGGCGACCGAGGAGCGTGCTTGGGTCTTTGGTGTACTCCTGGCCATTCTCGTCGGCGTCGTCATCATCGGCGGCATCCGCCGCATCGGAGAGGTCACCAGCAAACTCATCCCACTCATGTGTGTTGGATACTGTCTGGCTTGCCTAGCAATCATCCTTAAGAATTATCAAGAAGTTCCAGCGATGTTCTCGAGCATCTTCTCGGGAGCCTTTGCAAAAGAATCCATCTATGGTGGCTTCTTCGGAGTCCTGTTGCAGGGTGCCAAGCGAGCTGCCTTTTCGAACGAAGCCGGACTCGGCTCTGCGGCCATTGCCCACTCAGCGGCAAAGACTGACGAACCGATTCGCGAGGGGATTGTCGCGATGATCGGCCCCTTTATTGATACGATTGTCGTTTGCACGATGACCGCGTTGGCGATCTTAATCTCCGCGGCACACCTGACTCCAGACGGTGTAGTACGTCAAGAAACTGAGGGTGTTCTGGTGACTGCACGAGCACTGGCCAGCCTGGGCCCTGCGGTCCCGTACGTGCTTTGTATCGCGGTGTTCTTTTTCGCCTACTCTACACTTATTTCCTGGAGCTACTACGGCGAAAGAGCGGTTGAGTACCTGTTTGGTCCACGCGGCATCACACCCTACCGTGTCGTTTATTTACTGTTCGTGGTTTTCGGACCGATTCTTTCCTTGGATGCCGTGATCAATTTCTCCGACATGATGCTCTTTAGCATGTCGTTCCCGAACATAATCGGCATGGTTTTGCTCTCGGGATTGATCAGCAAGAAGGGCAGTGACTACATCCGCCGCTTGAAGTCCGGCGAGATGAAGCCCGTGAATTAG
- a CDS encoding Rieske 2Fe-2S domain-containing protein: MSEFVAAAKTSEVADPGSMLVEVEDSLIVLIHAAGHWYALDDVCTHDGGPLSDGPVDPEDKSIACPRHGAKFNVETGAAMTMPATKPTVAHEVRVEGEQVFVKLAD; the protein is encoded by the coding sequence ATGTCTGAATTCGTTGCTGCAGCCAAAACATCCGAAGTTGCCGACCCTGGCTCAATGCTGGTCGAAGTCGAGGATAGCCTCATCGTGCTGATCCACGCCGCGGGGCATTGGTATGCTCTCGATGACGTATGTACTCACGACGGTGGACCCTTGTCCGATGGTCCTGTCGATCCCGAAGACAAATCGATTGCCTGCCCGCGTCACGGCGCGAAGTTCAACGTTGAAACCGGTGCCGCCATGACGATGCCAGCGACGAAACCGACTGTCGCCCACGAGGTTAGAGTCGAAGGCGAGCAGGTCTTTGTTAAACTCGCAGATTGA
- a CDS encoding MFS transporter, whose protein sequence is MLPAIYRRYREAYSGLPREVWWMALALFINRCGTMVMPFLTLYLRQERGMSESSAGMMLSAFGLGAIVGAYSGGRLVPLVGAVRVQISALLLVSPCFLLIPFAESWLEIAAAMFALGVTGEAVFPANNSAIALLTTRENRVRAYALQRLAANLGFSFGPAIGGVLAEIDFHLLFGVDAATTAIGGLLLLYFFGFKRLANTNETAEEKPKVTASPLKDRTFVAFLLLIFVAALPFFQFWSTYPLFLKDNYGFSKPMIGAMFAFNTTIIVLTEMILVDAAKKWSQLRTIGWGCFLACFGFGILPYGASIGFAVLSMFIITVGEMLSHPLASGFVADRSPEGGEGPYMGWFSMVFSVCFVIGPASGATLYEQDPRLVWACSLVIAFVVLLGFLVLARVAKPEVATDGADFTDGEALIGGGLASTGASRN, encoded by the coding sequence ATGCTGCCAGCCATTTATCGCCGCTACCGAGAAGCCTACTCCGGCTTGCCGCGGGAGGTTTGGTGGATGGCGCTGGCGTTGTTCATCAATCGCTGCGGCACAATGGTGATGCCGTTTTTGACACTCTATCTGCGGCAAGAACGGGGGATGAGTGAATCGTCGGCAGGGATGATGCTCTCCGCGTTTGGACTGGGAGCAATCGTTGGTGCTTACTCTGGTGGACGGCTGGTGCCGCTCGTTGGAGCAGTACGGGTGCAGATTAGCGCTTTGCTGTTAGTGTCGCCTTGCTTTCTATTGATCCCGTTTGCAGAGAGCTGGTTAGAAATCGCCGCTGCCATGTTCGCGCTCGGCGTCACCGGCGAAGCAGTTTTCCCGGCGAATAACTCAGCCATTGCATTGTTAACGACTCGCGAGAATCGCGTGCGCGCCTATGCGTTGCAACGGTTGGCGGCAAACCTTGGGTTCTCGTTTGGCCCAGCCATCGGTGGTGTCCTTGCGGAGATTGATTTCCACTTGCTGTTCGGCGTGGATGCCGCGACGACTGCGATTGGTGGGTTGCTACTCTTGTACTTCTTTGGCTTCAAACGACTGGCGAACACGAATGAGACTGCGGAAGAGAAGCCGAAGGTCACTGCTTCGCCGTTGAAGGATCGCACCTTCGTTGCGTTTCTCTTGCTGATCTTTGTCGCTGCGCTGCCATTCTTTCAGTTTTGGTCGACCTACCCGCTATTTCTGAAAGACAACTACGGTTTCAGCAAGCCGATGATCGGTGCGATGTTCGCCTTCAATACGACGATCATTGTGTTGACGGAAATGATCCTCGTCGACGCTGCCAAGAAGTGGTCACAACTACGGACCATCGGCTGGGGCTGCTTCCTGGCGTGCTTCGGCTTTGGCATTTTGCCCTACGGCGCGTCGATCGGCTTTGCTGTGCTATCGATGTTTATCATCACGGTGGGCGAAATGCTCTCCCACCCGTTGGCATCAGGCTTCGTGGCGGATCGCAGTCCCGAAGGCGGCGAGGGTCCCTACATGGGTTGGTTCTCGATGGTATTTTCCGTTTGCTTCGTCATCGGGCCAGCATCGGGGGCGACACTCTACGAGCAAGATCCGCGGCTGGTGTGGGCTTGTAGTTTAGTGATTGCGTTCGTGGTGCTACTGGGGTTTCTTGTCCTGGCACGTGTGGCGAAGCCGGAGGTGGCCACGGATGGCGCGGATTTCACGGATGGGGAGGCCCTTATTGGTGGAGGCCTAGCCAGTACGGGTGCTTCTCGCAACTAG
- the sufB gene encoding Fe-S cluster assembly protein SufB, whose translation MATDVIPEADVTAGEINKYDFITPSTDVFKARKGLDAEIVAQISEMKGEPDWMRDFRLRSLEIFESKPMPKWGGDIGIDFQDIYYYLKPANEQGKTWDDVPQEIKDTFDKLGIPEAEKKYLAGVKAQFESEVVYGSLQEELGDKGVIFTDTDTAIKEHPELLREYFGKIIPPEDNKFAALNSAVWSGGSFIYVPPGVKIDFPLQAYFRINAEQMGQFERTLIIVDEGAEVHYVEGCTAPMYTTESLHSAVVEVMVKKNGRCRYTTIQNWANNIYNLVTKRAMAYQDALMEWVDGNLGSQLTMKYPAVYMMEPGARGEILSIAFSSKGQHQDAGAKVVHCAPDTKSRIISKSISKNGGRSSYRGLCKVEDGATNCKSNVVCDALILDSDSRSDTYPYIEVEEQDVQIEHEASVSRIGEEQLFYLMSRGLTEAEASSMIVSGFIEPLIKELPMEYAVEMNRLIELQMEGSVG comes from the coding sequence ATGGCCACTGATGTAATCCCCGAAGCAGATGTCACCGCAGGTGAAATCAACAAGTACGATTTCATCACCCCTTCGACCGACGTGTTCAAGGCACGCAAAGGCCTCGACGCGGAAATCGTCGCTCAGATTTCGGAAATGAAGGGCGAGCCCGATTGGATGCGGGATTTCCGCCTGCGTTCGTTGGAGATCTTCGAGTCGAAGCCCATGCCAAAATGGGGCGGCGACATCGGGATCGATTTCCAAGACATCTATTACTACCTCAAACCAGCCAACGAGCAGGGCAAGACTTGGGACGATGTTCCCCAGGAAATCAAGGATACCTTCGACAAGCTCGGCATCCCCGAAGCTGAGAAAAAGTATCTCGCCGGCGTGAAAGCGCAGTTCGAGAGCGAAGTCGTCTACGGATCACTGCAGGAAGAGCTCGGCGACAAAGGCGTGATCTTTACTGACACCGACACCGCCATTAAAGAACATCCCGAATTGCTCCGCGAATACTTCGGCAAGATCATTCCTCCTGAAGATAACAAGTTCGCGGCACTCAACTCCGCCGTGTGGTCAGGGGGGTCGTTCATCTATGTCCCACCCGGCGTGAAGATCGACTTCCCGCTGCAGGCGTACTTCCGAATTAACGCGGAGCAAATGGGGCAGTTTGAGCGGACCCTGATCATCGTCGATGAAGGCGCGGAAGTGCATTACGTCGAGGGTTGCACCGCCCCGATGTACACGACTGAAAGTCTCCACTCCGCTGTGGTTGAAGTGATGGTCAAGAAGAATGGCCGTTGCCGCTACACGACAATCCAAAACTGGGCGAACAACATCTACAACCTCGTCACAAAGCGAGCGATGGCCTATCAAGATGCCCTTATGGAATGGGTGGACGGCAACCTGGGAAGTCAACTGACGATGAAGTATCCGGCCGTCTACATGATGGAGCCAGGTGCCCGCGGCGAGATCCTCTCGATTGCTTTCTCGTCCAAGGGACAGCACCAGGATGCCGGGGCGAAGGTCGTCCACTGTGCTCCTGACACGAAGAGCCGCATCATTTCCAAGAGCATCAGTAAGAATGGCGGACGCAGCAGCTATCGCGGCCTTTGCAAGGTGGAAGATGGAGCCACCAACTGCAAGAGCAATGTCGTCTGCGACGCACTGATTCTCGATTCCGACAGTCGCAGCGACACCTATCCTTACATCGAAGTCGAAGAGCAAGATGTTCAGATCGAGCATGAAGCGAGCGTCTCACGTATTGGTGAAGAGCAGCTCTTCTACCTGATGAGCCGCGGGCTCACCGAAGCGGAAGCCAGCTCGATGATCGTTAGCGGGTTCATCGAGCCGCTCATCAAAGAGTTGCCGATGGAATACGCCGTCGAAATGAACCGCCTAATCGAGCTGCAGATGGAAGGCAGTGTGGGTTAG
- a CDS encoding ATP-grasp domain-containing protein, which produces MHVFLYEWVTGGGLVNEGGRLPDSLLAEGSAMVSALAEDFLNLEDSHVTVLRDLRLESPTFKGCEVVEVHSGTHRDDLLEEYATTADFTLAIAPEFDRQLELSVSILQSGDSRSLNALPEFLGIAANKRQTAEKLREFEIPVPESTLHAADEERLPRDFSYPAVLKPIDGAGSQHTLLIEGHLDAPEPHPWPRLLERFIPGRPASVLFICGPNGTTALPPCWQRLCDSGRFAYLGGSIIMQKSLAERAQQLALRALAALPPANGFVGVDLVLGEAEDGSGDYVIEINPRLTTSYVGLRKVVKENLAGLAIKAAKNELISVTQRDVPLEFTSDGNANLL; this is translated from the coding sequence ATGCACGTCTTCCTTTATGAATGGGTCACCGGCGGAGGACTCGTTAACGAAGGGGGCCGCTTGCCCGACTCGTTACTGGCCGAAGGCTCGGCGATGGTCAGTGCTCTGGCGGAAGACTTTCTTAATCTCGAAGACAGTCACGTCACAGTCCTACGTGATTTGCGTCTCGAATCACCAACGTTCAAGGGGTGCGAGGTTGTCGAGGTCCACTCGGGCACCCATCGCGATGACCTCTTGGAGGAGTATGCAACGACGGCAGACTTCACCCTAGCCATCGCCCCCGAGTTTGACCGCCAGCTTGAGCTGAGCGTGAGCATCTTGCAATCGGGCGACTCCCGTTCTCTCAACGCCTTGCCAGAGTTCCTAGGAATTGCCGCGAATAAACGGCAAACGGCAGAAAAGTTGAGGGAGTTCGAGATCCCGGTTCCGGAGTCCACGCTCCACGCAGCGGATGAGGAGCGTCTGCCGCGTGACTTTAGCTACCCTGCAGTTCTGAAGCCCATTGATGGAGCCGGTTCGCAGCACACGTTGCTTATTGAGGGTCACTTGGACGCGCCGGAGCCGCATCCTTGGCCGAGACTCTTGGAACGATTCATCCCCGGTCGCCCGGCAAGCGTCCTGTTCATTTGCGGCCCAAACGGCACGACTGCCCTGCCCCCGTGTTGGCAGCGGCTTTGCGATTCGGGACGCTTTGCTTACCTTGGCGGTTCGATCATCATGCAAAAATCGCTCGCGGAGCGTGCCCAGCAACTCGCACTAAGGGCCCTGGCGGCGCTACCGCCAGCTAACGGTTTTGTCGGAGTCGATCTTGTTCTCGGCGAAGCGGAGGACGGCAGCGGCGACTATGTGATTGAAATCAACCCGCGCTTGACGACTTCTTATGTTGGCCTTCGTAAAGTCGTGAAGGAAAACTTGGCGGGCCTGGCTATCAAAGCGGCCAAAAACGAACTGATCTCCGTGACGCAGCGAGACGTGCCCCTTGAGTTCACCTCTGATGGAAACGCAAATCTTCTCTAG
- a CDS encoding metal-sulfur cluster assembly factor → MPVAEEKVYEALKQVIDPELFVNIVDLGLIYEVKIDEQDDGKSEVNIEMTMTSPACPAGPQLLGQSKEFVSKLDEVSEVDVKLVMHPPWTPDRMTEDAKDQLGIF, encoded by the coding sequence ATGCCCGTCGCTGAAGAAAAAGTTTACGAAGCTCTGAAGCAGGTGATCGATCCTGAGCTGTTCGTCAACATCGTCGATCTCGGCCTCATCTACGAGGTAAAAATTGACGAACAGGACGATGGCAAGTCCGAAGTAAATATCGAGATGACAATGACCAGCCCCGCCTGCCCCGCCGGCCCCCAGCTGCTTGGTCAGTCGAAAGAGTTCGTCAGCAAGCTCGATGAAGTGAGCGAGGTCGATGTCAAACTTGTCATGCATCCCCCCTGGACGCCCGATCGCATGACCGAGGACGCCAAAGATCAGTTGGGCATCTTCTAG
- a CDS encoding NADH-quinone oxidoreductase subunit B family protein has product MSQPWIEGRFEENVITTTVENAINWARQSSIWPLTFGLACCAIEMMAAGASRYDLDRFGAGAFRATPRQADLMIVAGTVTYKMASRVRRLYNMMPDPKFVIAMGACTVGGGPYFKYGYHVVKGVDLVVPVDVYVPGCPPRPEALLEGLMRIQDKIKGHKIAKRSGSTGFAQLGTKVEDELPVPHHSGYVTEPVEGDPVFDHQKITG; this is encoded by the coding sequence ATGTCTCAGCCATGGATTGAAGGCCGATTTGAAGAGAACGTCATCACGACGACCGTGGAAAACGCAATTAATTGGGCACGTCAGTCGAGCATTTGGCCTCTGACCTTCGGCTTGGCATGCTGTGCCATCGAAATGATGGCCGCGGGTGCCAGCCGCTACGACCTCGACCGCTTCGGCGCGGGCGCCTTTCGTGCGACCCCGAGGCAGGCCGACTTGATGATTGTTGCCGGCACCGTGACTTACAAAATGGCAAGCCGGGTGAGGCGGCTGTACAACATGATGCCCGACCCCAAGTTTGTGATTGCCATGGGCGCGTGCACTGTCGGCGGTGGTCCTTACTTCAAGTATGGCTACCACGTCGTCAAGGGCGTTGACCTTGTCGTGCCTGTTGACGTTTACGTTCCCGGTTGCCCGCCACGCCCCGAGGCATTGCTCGAAGGATTGATGCGCATTCAAGACAAGATCAAAGGCCACAAGATTGCCAAGAGAAGTGGCTCAACCGGCTTCGCTCAACTAGGCACGAAGGTCGAGGACGAACTTCCAGTCCCACACCACAGCGGTTATGTCACTGAGCCCGTTGAAGGCGACCCTGTTTTTGACCATCAAAAGATCACCGGCTAA
- the sufC gene encoding Fe-S cluster assembly ATPase SufC — MSETLKITNLHVAVEGKPILRGVNLTIKRGETHALMGPNGSGKSTLGNAIMGHPNYEVTDGQIEMEGQDVLEMDAAERARAGIFMAFQRPMAIPGVKMAEFLRHATTNVRNPERKEGEELIPMRQFRKELTEKMGQLKMDTEFARRYVNDGFSGGEMKRAEILQLAMLRPKFAILDETDSGLDVDAVKLASESIADIINVDKGGADMGILIITHHDKLLDHNTPDFTHVMLGGRIVETGGVELAQELYTDGYDRIRGEYPEAAAVGEEMKETPAAV; from the coding sequence ATGTCCGAAACTCTGAAAATCACGAACCTCCACGTCGCCGTTGAAGGCAAGCCGATCCTTCGCGGAGTGAACCTCACGATCAAACGCGGCGAAACACACGCGTTGATGGGGCCGAACGGTTCGGGGAAAAGCACCCTCGGCAACGCGATCATGGGTCACCCGAATTATGAGGTGACCGATGGTCAGATTGAAATGGAAGGCCAAGACGTCCTCGAGATGGACGCCGCGGAACGTGCACGGGCTGGAATCTTTATGGCCTTCCAGCGTCCGATGGCCATCCCCGGCGTAAAAATGGCCGAGTTCCTCCGCCATGCGACGACCAACGTTCGCAACCCCGAACGGAAGGAAGGCGAAGAGTTGATTCCTATGCGTCAATTTCGCAAGGAACTGACCGAGAAGATGGGCCAACTCAAGATGGATACCGAGTTTGCCCGTCGCTACGTGAATGACGGTTTCTCGGGAGGTGAAATGAAGCGGGCGGAAATCCTTCAGCTCGCAATGCTTCGCCCCAAATTCGCCATCCTTGACGAAACTGATAGTGGTTTGGACGTCGATGCCGTCAAGCTCGCGAGCGAGAGTATCGCGGACATCATTAACGTCGATAAAGGTGGTGCTGATATGGGCATCCTTATCATCACGCACCATGACAAGCTGCTCGACCACAATACGCCTGACTTTACCCATGTGATGCTCGGCGGTCGCATCGTCGAAACGGGCGGGGTCGAACTGGCACAGGAGCTTTACACCGACGGCTACGACCGCATCCGCGGCGAGTACCCCGAAGCAGCAGCTGTCGGCGAAGAGATGAAAGAGACCCCCGCAGCCGTTTAA
- the sufD gene encoding Fe-S cluster assembly protein SufD, which yields MTATLEQTGFTQEAFDDFLTARNEPGWLADMRRAAWQQFSELPMPSGKDEEWMRTDIRLFKLDRYSLPGERNEQTSRPTALLSQGVDLGGQTQAVDSRTVESALSNELASKGILYGSLGQLANEHGDLLKPFFERRLVNPGYDKFAALNAACWSGGTLLYVPKGVRVEQPLHSLATITDGGVDLSRTLVILEEGAEATMLAETSSIEQSDGGMHCGTIELIVGERAHLRYVNLQNWGDKVWHFAHQMGEVAANASLQWTIGALGSRLAKVNQHVALAGQDAQAQVNGVMFTQGKQHLSYNTHQHHKAPYCHSDLLYKAALQDHSRTVWRGMIKVDEPAQRTDAYQRNDNLMLATTSRADSIPGLEIEADDVRCTHGSTSGRVDETQVFYAMTRGYTRTEAVRMIVEGFFQQVFDRITIESVREALGEAIGQRVRDI from the coding sequence ATGACTGCAACCCTAGAACAGACCGGTTTCACCCAAGAAGCCTTTGATGATTTCCTCACCGCTCGTAACGAGCCCGGTTGGCTCGCGGACATGCGTCGTGCCGCTTGGCAGCAGTTTAGCGAGCTTCCGATGCCCTCGGGCAAAGATGAAGAGTGGATGCGTACAGACATTCGTCTGTTCAAGCTCGACCGCTATTCGCTACCGGGCGAGAGGAATGAACAGACAAGCCGGCCTACTGCATTGTTGAGTCAAGGCGTTGATCTTGGCGGGCAAACCCAAGCAGTTGATAGTCGCACGGTCGAAAGTGCACTCTCCAACGAGCTTGCCTCCAAGGGAATCCTCTACGGCAGTCTCGGCCAATTAGCAAACGAACACGGCGATCTACTCAAGCCGTTCTTTGAGCGTCGTCTGGTCAATCCTGGTTACGACAAGTTCGCTGCACTCAACGCTGCCTGCTGGTCTGGTGGAACCCTGCTTTACGTTCCCAAGGGAGTGCGGGTTGAACAACCGCTGCACTCCTTGGCAACGATAACCGATGGGGGCGTAGACCTCAGTCGCACGCTCGTCATCTTGGAAGAAGGTGCCGAAGCAACCATGCTCGCGGAGACTTCGAGCATTGAACAGAGCGATGGCGGGATGCACTGCGGAACGATCGAGCTGATCGTTGGCGAGCGTGCTCACCTTCGTTATGTGAATCTTCAAAACTGGGGAGACAAGGTGTGGCACTTTGCCCATCAGATGGGTGAAGTCGCGGCCAACGCGAGTCTGCAGTGGACCATCGGTGCTCTCGGCAGCAGATTGGCGAAAGTGAATCAGCACGTCGCCTTGGCCGGTCAGGATGCCCAGGCCCAGGTCAACGGTGTAATGTTCACTCAAGGCAAGCAGCATCTTTCTTACAATACCCATCAGCACCACAAGGCCCCGTATTGCCATAGCGACTTGCTCTACAAAGCTGCATTGCAAGATCATTCCCGAACCGTCTGGCGTGGGATGATCAAAGTCGATGAGCCCGCCCAACGGACCGACGCCTACCAGCGCAACGACAACCTGATGCTCGCCACCACTTCGCGAGCCGACTCAATCCCTGGTCTGGAGATCGAAGCGGACGACGTCCGTTGCACACACGGCAGCACCTCGGGGCGGGTCGACGAGACACAAGTCTTCTACGCGATGACACGCGGATACACTCGAACCGAAGCAGTCCGAATGATTGTCGAAGGTTTCTTCCAACAGGTCTTCGACCGCATCACCATCGAAAGCGTTCGCGAAGCCTTGGGTGAAGCCATCGGCCAGCGTGTTCGTGATATTTAA
- a CDS encoding winged helix-turn-helix transcriptional regulator produces MASQTASAAQPLAGSQSKKGGDEMIVDCLRRNGQATIAELSEALDVTATAVRQRLARLTEAGIIERNSAPAGRGRPTHQYCLTKAGQRSGGNNYGELVEVLWKEIRSIDDKSVRQGLLARLASGMAEKYKDRINGESIAERMNSLATDLDGRDIAFEVNEEGGLPVLTALACPYPDLAEQDRGICALEKMLFTEILGEDVRLTECRLDGEACCKFETSTPS; encoded by the coding sequence ATGGCGAGTCAAACAGCATCCGCTGCCCAGCCTCTCGCTGGATCGCAGTCGAAAAAGGGCGGCGACGAGATGATCGTCGATTGCCTGCGTCGCAACGGACAGGCGACGATTGCTGAGTTGAGCGAGGCGCTAGATGTCACCGCGACGGCTGTTCGGCAACGATTGGCACGTCTTACTGAGGCGGGGATTATCGAAAGAAACTCGGCACCAGCCGGGCGTGGGCGGCCCACCCACCAGTATTGCCTAACGAAAGCCGGCCAGCGATCGGGTGGAAATAACTACGGAGAACTGGTCGAAGTTCTCTGGAAAGAGATTCGTTCCATCGATGATAAGTCGGTTCGCCAGGGCCTCTTGGCACGCCTGGCTTCCGGAATGGCTGAAAAATACAAGGATCGCATCAACGGTGAGAGCATCGCTGAGCGAATGAATTCGTTGGCGACCGATTTGGATGGTCGCGACATTGCCTTTGAGGTAAACGAGGAGGGCGGCCTACCCGTGTTGACGGCGCTCGCCTGCCCCTATCCCGACTTGGCCGAACAGGACCGCGGGATCTGTGCTCTGGAGAAAATGTTGTTTACGGAAATCTTGGGAGAAGATGTTCGACTAACTGAGTGCCGTCTGGACGGCGAAGCTTGCTGTAAGTTCGAGACAAGCACACCCTCGTGA
- a CDS encoding hydantoinase/oxoprolinase family protein, translating to MAQNLKHVSVKVLAFDIGGANLKVADGQGYTDHRAFPLWKQPEKLADALAEMIADAPQTERIAITMTGELADCYETKAEGVQSIIEAAQQAASQKELSVYLVDGRFVEPREAVSNPLLAAASNWHALASFASRFVDKSTALLIDLGTTTCDIIPIIDGKPATRGLTDPERLATGELVYSGVERTPLFALVDTFELAGRSTPLAPELFATTADAYVLLGDLPEDDHNTDTPNGRPRTRRHAHARIARGICADASMMSLDEAIQAAELVRRRQLDQIAAAIQQVVQRWDEPPTEVLISGRGEFLLQTVLAALSWQARVLSLSNQLGPEVSRCATAYALAALTKTD from the coding sequence GTGGCCCAAAACCTAAAGCATGTGTCTGTGAAAGTCCTAGCCTTCGACATCGGCGGTGCGAACCTCAAGGTGGCAGACGGCCAAGGTTACACAGATCATCGCGCCTTCCCACTCTGGAAGCAGCCGGAAAAGTTGGCCGACGCACTAGCCGAGATGATTGCCGACGCACCACAGACGGAGCGAATCGCGATCACGATGACGGGCGAGCTGGCCGACTGCTACGAAACGAAAGCCGAAGGTGTCCAGTCCATCATCGAAGCGGCACAGCAGGCTGCAAGTCAAAAGGAACTCAGCGTCTACCTCGTCGATGGCCGCTTTGTTGAGCCACGGGAAGCCGTCTCGAATCCGTTGCTTGCAGCCGCCAGCAATTGGCACGCGCTGGCCAGTTTTGCGTCACGCTTTGTTGACAAGAGCACTGCTCTCTTGATCGATCTCGGCACGACCACCTGCGATATTATCCCCATCATCGACGGCAAGCCAGCCACCCGGGGACTGACCGACCCTGAGCGTCTCGCCACGGGTGAACTCGTCTACAGTGGAGTCGAACGCACGCCGCTGTTCGCCCTGGTGGATACGTTTGAATTGGCGGGCAGATCAACACCGCTCGCACCCGAGCTTTTTGCTACAACGGCGGACGCTTACGTGCTCCTAGGCGACTTGCCCGAAGACGATCACAACACCGACACCCCCAACGGTCGACCCCGCACCAGGCGTCACGCTCATGCACGCATCGCCAGAGGTATTTGCGCTGACGCCAGCATGATGAGTTTGGACGAAGCAATCCAAGCTGCTGAACTAGTTCGACGAAGACAATTGGATCAGATTGCCGCCGCGATACAGCAGGTTGTGCAGCGATGGGATGAGCCACCGACAGAAGTGCTGATCAGCGGACGAGGGGAATTCTTGCTGCAAACTGTGTTAGCTGCCTTGTCTTGGCAGGCGCGGGTCCTCTCGTTGAGCAACCAACTCGGCCCGGAAGTCAGCCGTTGTGCGACGGCCTATGCTTTGGCTGCCTTAACGAAAACTGATTAG